In one Leptospira fletcheri genomic region, the following are encoded:
- a CDS encoding Hpt domain-containing protein, which yields MFLDWSRLNGLKQGDEEEDRLWLEDMIRSLRKNMNIRLENIKSFAAQRKSEELRAELHQTKGVAANFGLASLQGIVTEAEAKLKQGDLTACLTLCEDLPDIWEKTKNELKTKFPE from the coding sequence ATGTTTCTAGATTGGTCCCGCTTGAACGGCCTGAAGCAAGGCGACGAAGAAGAAGATAGGCTCTGGTTGGAAGACATGATCCGTTCTCTTCGAAAGAACATGAACATCCGTCTGGAGAATATAAAATCCTTCGCAGCACAACGAAAATCCGAGGAACTAAGAGCGGAATTGCACCAAACCAAAGGAGTCGCTGCGAATTTCGGCCTGGCTTCCTTACAGGGAATAGTCACCGAGGCGGAAGCGAAATTGAAACAAGGAGACTTGACCGCCTGTTTAACGTTATGCGAAGACTTACCTGACATCTGGGAAAAAACGAAAAACGAACTGAAAACGAAATTCCCGGAATAG
- a CDS encoding M15 family metallopeptidase, whose translation MRVPSPFRFFTLLFVTTTWLFVQPIFAESDTGLYLGISPVSYLLGSYSAEKNLVVYKNPGDSRIFYLRQETLSAFLKLVEAYKKDHPEERQIPFLVSAFRSFNDQKGIWEDKFTGKRKMREGVQGKSPLQIVSLILEYSSAPGTSRHHWGTDIDINSLENSYFEKGGRGDKLYQWLRKNASKYGFCQPYSPKSERGNKGYDEEKWHWSYAKLANDFQKDWEREYKKGNLTLTGKFLGSDVLGELPMEYVGSVNPECKSISGGK comes from the coding sequence ATGCGAGTTCCCTCCCCGTTCCGTTTCTTCACTCTCTTGTTCGTTACCACGACCTGGTTATTCGTACAACCCATATTTGCGGAATCCGATACAGGTTTGTATCTGGGAATATCGCCTGTTTCCTATTTATTGGGATCTTACTCTGCCGAAAAAAATCTAGTCGTTTATAAAAATCCGGGGGACTCGCGGATTTTTTATCTGAGACAGGAAACTCTATCCGCATTTTTAAAACTGGTCGAAGCATACAAAAAAGACCATCCCGAGGAAAGGCAAATTCCGTTCCTGGTTTCTGCCTTTCGTTCGTTTAACGATCAGAAGGGGATCTGGGAGGATAAATTCACGGGAAAGCGTAAAATGCGAGAAGGGGTCCAAGGAAAGAGCCCTCTGCAGATCGTAAGCCTGATTCTGGAATATTCGAGCGCGCCGGGAACTTCCAGGCACCATTGGGGAACGGATATAGATATCAATTCCCTGGAGAATTCCTATTTCGAAAAAGGCGGTCGCGGGGATAAACTGTATCAATGGCTCCGTAAGAACGCCTCCAAATACGGGTTTTGTCAGCCGTACTCTCCTAAATCGGAACGAGGAAATAAAGGCTACGACGAGGAAAAATGGCACTGGTCTTACGCGAAGTTGGCCAACGATTTCCAAAAAGATTGGGAAAGGGAATATAAAAAAGGCAACCTTACCCTGACGGGAAAATTTTTGGGTTCAGACGTACTTGGAGAACTGCCAATGGAATACGTCGGCTCGGTAAATCCGGAGTGTAAATCGATCTCCGGCGGGAAATAA
- a CDS encoding proline dehydrogenase family protein, translated as MNPGQERSENAIPSLEEKTIQKGISIFSAGDEFEPSIFSSYSIFSKSLSFLDDRPELKVQAFRFADVFPTLRNWIQVADHIRLYFLQTRTELPVLLKFAMRIALSNPITAFLLSFITGKMILFFAKFFIVGRNYDQAKNTVYSRYKLGISNTIDILGEAVLSEREAGEYSEKYLSLLEGIAGDPILQKLNPNLPNPSANGNISVKCSALFSQLDPLAFEYSVSVLKERLRPIFRSAVTKNVFVNLDLEQYETKDLILTAGLELFSEQEFLDYPHFGLVIQAYLLTSLQDLEKVITVSGKRKFPLTVRLVKGAYWEFEVVQSKQKGWEPPVFLTKPETDLNYEKCAELLLRSHPRIFPAFATHNVRSMAHALALAEELNIPKKDYEIQMLYGMGDPYKKALRKFGISVREYSPIGEVIPGMAYLVRRLLENSTNEGFLKNIYSKKKDRIQLLEIRKKAAI; from the coding sequence ATGAATCCGGGACAAGAACGATCCGAAAACGCAATCCCGTCTCTGGAGGAGAAGACGATCCAAAAAGGGATTTCCATTTTTTCCGCAGGAGACGAATTCGAACCTTCGATTTTCAGTTCGTATTCCATCTTTTCCAAGTCTCTTTCCTTTTTGGACGATAGACCCGAATTGAAAGTCCAAGCCTTCCGGTTCGCGGATGTTTTCCCTACGCTTCGGAACTGGATACAAGTCGCGGATCATATTCGGTTATATTTTTTACAGACCCGGACAGAACTCCCGGTTCTGTTAAAATTCGCGATGAGAATCGCGCTGTCCAATCCGATCACCGCGTTTCTTCTTTCCTTTATCACCGGCAAAATGATCCTTTTCTTCGCGAAGTTTTTCATAGTAGGCAGGAATTACGACCAGGCGAAAAACACCGTATATTCCAGATACAAATTAGGAATTTCGAATACGATAGACATTTTGGGAGAGGCCGTGCTTTCCGAACGTGAGGCCGGGGAATATTCCGAAAAATACCTTTCGTTGTTGGAAGGTATAGCGGGGGATCCGATCCTACAAAAACTGAATCCCAATCTACCCAATCCGAGCGCCAACGGAAATATCTCCGTAAAATGCTCGGCGCTGTTTTCCCAATTAGATCCTTTAGCTTTCGAATATTCCGTTTCCGTGTTAAAAGAAAGATTGCGTCCCATTTTCAGATCCGCCGTCACCAAAAACGTCTTCGTCAATCTCGACTTAGAACAGTATGAGACCAAGGATCTGATTCTAACGGCAGGATTGGAACTTTTCTCGGAGCAGGAATTTCTCGATTATCCCCACTTCGGATTGGTAATCCAAGCCTACCTTCTCACCTCCTTGCAGGACCTGGAAAAAGTGATCACCGTTTCGGGTAAGAGAAAGTTTCCTCTTACCGTCCGTTTGGTCAAAGGAGCTTATTGGGAATTCGAAGTGGTTCAGTCCAAACAAAAGGGTTGGGAACCTCCCGTTTTTCTCACCAAACCGGAAACGGATCTGAATTATGAAAAATGCGCCGAACTGCTACTTAGATCCCATCCCCGTATTTTTCCCGCTTTTGCCACGCATAATGTAAGGAGCATGGCGCACGCTCTCGCGTTGGCCGAAGAATTGAACATTCCGAAAAAAGATTACGAAATTCAAATGTTGTATGGAATGGGCGACCCTTATAAAAAGGCCCTTCGGAAATTCGGAATTTCCGTCCGTGAATATTCTCCGATAGGCGAAGTAATTCCCGGTATGGCTTATCTGGTTCGCCGGCTACTGGAAAATTCCACGAACGAAGGGTTTTTAAAGAACATCTACTCGAAGAAAAAGGATAGAATCCAACTTTTAGAGATTCGAAAGAAGGCTGCTATATGA
- a CDS encoding TIGR04452 family lipoprotein codes for MKRIFPALLPIFFFANCYLIDKVGITIPEKVKGDEAKNRIVTSAVIGASVSPNSSSIIALVSYQLANVDESKYYNKTDVDNCANRALLINLSELKIGGFDCNLEADKLIVPYIY; via the coding sequence ATGAAACGTATCTTTCCGGCTCTTTTGCCGATTTTCTTTTTCGCCAATTGCTATTTGATCGATAAGGTCGGGATTACGATTCCGGAAAAAGTAAAGGGGGACGAGGCTAAGAATCGGATCGTAACTAGCGCCGTGATCGGAGCTTCCGTAAGTCCGAATTCCTCGTCAATTATCGCCCTGGTATCCTACCAATTGGCGAACGTGGATGAAAGTAAATACTACAACAAAACGGACGTAGACAACTGCGCAAATCGGGCGTTGTTGATCAACTTAAGCGAGCTGAAGATCGGCGGCTTCGATTGCAATTTGGAAGCCGATAAGTTGATCGTACCTTATATATATTGA
- a CDS encoding metallophosphoesterase family protein, whose product MKIIYLTDIHDGLRGLKEVLLGTEGDLYLFSGDIIYKAFFNPERIIEFVTLQEEMYLITEDQKEEINPYDYATRAVRFPEKYPAPIVEKSHEYRRLFHQASKTMKEKYELIEIIIQKYAKAPVRLLPGNYDIDLQYSALYERDLHRKTFEMNGLKFAGYGGAPIITSGIPEKLAVKFHEYNRNGKSYSEPEDFFNEERPDIVVIHNPAFGYLDKIPSFGHVGSQGIRRYLDENSPSLVVSGHVHEDQGIIKKGKTLFLNPSNFGPVDSVFGFQPGGFFTEIELENDLVKNVKLNRLSDHSIRRLLEVDCTGEKLSLTKANPDSEVSAEDFIR is encoded by the coding sequence ATGAAGATAATTTACCTCACGGACATTCACGACGGCCTCAGAGGTCTGAAAGAAGTCTTACTTGGAACGGAGGGTGACCTCTATCTATTTTCAGGGGACATCATATATAAGGCTTTTTTCAATCCGGAAAGAATCATAGAATTCGTCACGCTCCAGGAGGAAATGTACCTCATCACGGAAGACCAAAAGGAAGAGATTAATCCTTACGATTACGCGACCAGAGCGGTCCGATTTCCCGAAAAATACCCGGCCCCAATCGTGGAAAAATCCCACGAATACAGACGCCTATTCCACCAAGCGTCCAAAACGATGAAGGAAAAATACGAACTCATCGAAATCATCATCCAAAAATACGCCAAAGCTCCGGTCCGTCTTCTGCCGGGAAATTACGATATAGACCTGCAATATTCCGCCCTTTACGAGAGAGACCTGCACAGAAAAACGTTCGAAATGAACGGTTTAAAATTCGCCGGTTACGGCGGCGCACCCATCATCACTTCCGGAATTCCGGAAAAATTGGCCGTAAAATTCCACGAATACAACCGGAATGGAAAATCTTATAGCGAACCTGAGGATTTTTTCAACGAGGAAAGGCCTGATATCGTCGTGATCCATAACCCAGCCTTCGGTTATCTGGATAAAATTCCGAGTTTTGGACATGTCGGATCCCAGGGAATACGCAGATACTTGGACGAAAATTCGCCTTCCTTGGTCGTTTCCGGCCACGTTCATGAAGACCAAGGGATCATAAAAAAGGGAAAAACCCTTTTTCTAAATCCGTCCAATTTCGGCCCTGTGGATTCCGTCTTCGGTTTTCAACCGGGCGGATTCTTTACCGAAATAGAATTAGAAAACGATCTTGTAAAAAATGTGAAATTGAATAGACTATCGGATCACTCCATCCGCAGACTTCTGGAGGTCGATTGCACTGGGGAGAAACTTTCCCTAACGAAAGCGAATCCTGATTCGGAAGTTTCCGCGGAGGATTTTATCCGTTAG
- the galE gene encoding UDP-glucose 4-epimerase GalE — protein MRVLVTGGAGYIGSHVVALLLDKGYEVLVVDNMQKGNEKNLFPQAELVVGDIHDTSVLEKAFSKLVDAVFHFAAWKAAGESMTDPSKYALNNIAGSIQLLAFMERKGTKNFVFSSSAAVYGTPRYLPLDENHPLHPENYYGYTKLAIEENLHWFDKLKGIKFAALRYFNAAGYDPLGRVKGLERTPANLLPIVMEAAVGMRSGMEVFGTDYDTPDGSCVRDYIHVSDLASAHVLGLEYIIREKKSLAVNLGTGKGYSVLEILKLAEKVVGKSIPYKLSERRFGDPAKLWAEASLAERLLGWKCLYSDPKTILETSWSVYRDQS, from the coding sequence GTGAGAGTTCTCGTCACCGGGGGAGCCGGTTACATCGGTAGTCACGTCGTCGCACTATTATTGGACAAAGGCTACGAGGTTCTTGTAGTCGATAATATGCAAAAGGGGAACGAGAAAAATCTTTTCCCCCAAGCGGAATTGGTCGTCGGAGACATCCACGATACGTCCGTTTTGGAAAAGGCGTTTTCAAAGCTTGTCGATGCAGTCTTTCATTTTGCCGCATGGAAAGCCGCAGGTGAATCCATGACGGATCCGTCCAAATACGCGCTGAATAATATTGCCGGTTCCATCCAACTGCTCGCATTTATGGAGCGGAAGGGCACGAAGAATTTCGTGTTTTCCTCTTCCGCGGCGGTGTATGGAACTCCCCGATATCTTCCGCTGGATGAAAACCACCCGTTGCATCCCGAGAATTATTACGGCTATACCAAACTCGCCATAGAAGAGAATCTACACTGGTTTGATAAGTTGAAGGGAATCAAATTTGCGGCATTGCGTTATTTTAATGCGGCAGGATACGATCCTTTAGGCAGAGTTAAAGGGTTGGAACGAACTCCTGCAAACCTTCTTCCGATCGTTATGGAAGCCGCGGTAGGTATGAGATCCGGCATGGAGGTATTCGGAACGGATTACGACACTCCGGACGGAAGTTGCGTCAGAGATTATATTCACGTAAGCGATTTAGCCTCCGCCCACGTTCTCGGTTTGGAATACATCATTCGGGAAAAAAAATCCTTAGCAGTAAATTTAGGGACCGGAAAGGGATATTCCGTATTAGAAATTCTTAAATTAGCGGAGAAGGTCGTAGGAAAGTCGATCCCGTATAAATTATCGGAGAGAAGATTCGGGGATCCCGCGAAATTATGGGCCGAGGCAAGCTTGGCTGAAAGGCTTTTGGGTTGGAAGTGCCTTTATAGCGATCCTAAAACGATCCTCGAAACAAGCTGGTCCGTTTATCGGGATCAATCATAA
- the lpxA gene encoding acyl-ACP--UDP-N-acetylglucosamine O-acyltransferase, with translation MKIHPTAIVDSKAELHESVEVGAYTIIERDTVVGEGTIIETGVRIFAGTEMGKFNRVSHGAVIGVVPQDLGFDAATPTKTIIGDHNTFKEYSNIHRGTKTDSPTVIGNRNYIMGNAHVGHDCILGDGNILTHGLVLAGHVTVGNKAFISGLVAVHQFCFVGDYAMIGGCAKVVQDVPPYSTADGNPCTIVGLNTVGLKRGGFSPEVRTAIKQAYKVIYHSGMNYSQALEALEKQGNHRQEVLNIIAFFKNSDRGVMDHR, from the coding sequence ATGAAAATTCACCCAACAGCCATAGTAGATTCAAAGGCAGAATTGCACGAATCCGTCGAAGTGGGAGCTTACACGATCATAGAAAGGGATACGGTGGTCGGAGAAGGAACGATTATCGAGACCGGAGTCCGTATTTTCGCCGGCACGGAAATGGGAAAGTTCAATCGAGTCTCTCATGGAGCAGTTATAGGAGTCGTGCCCCAGGATCTAGGCTTCGACGCCGCCACTCCGACCAAAACGATCATCGGCGATCATAATACGTTTAAGGAATATTCGAATATTCATCGCGGTACGAAGACGGATTCCCCCACAGTTATAGGAAATCGAAATTATATTATGGGGAATGCGCATGTCGGCCACGACTGTATCTTGGGAGACGGTAATATTCTTACCCACGGTTTGGTTCTTGCCGGCCACGTGACCGTAGGAAACAAGGCTTTCATTTCCGGATTAGTCGCCGTCCATCAATTTTGCTTTGTAGGCGATTACGCGATGATTGGCGGTTGTGCCAAGGTAGTTCAGGATGTTCCTCCCTATTCCACAGCAGACGGAAATCCGTGTACGATTGTCGGATTGAATACGGTGGGATTGAAACGGGGAGGTTTTTCCCCCGAGGTCAGGACCGCCATCAAGCAGGCATATAAGGTCATTTATCATTCCGGAATGAATTATAGCCAGGCTTTGGAAGCTTTGGAAAAGCAGGGAAACCATCGCCAGGAAGTTCTCAACATCATCGCGTTCTTTAAGAACAGCGACCGCGGGGTAATGGATCACAGGTGA
- a CDS encoding aldehyde dehydrogenase family protein, producing MNSGIDSIALKNEAIRDFTLSREREKLQNAVQALRKRLPIQVSPILSGKTVSSSESHPVFNPANLSETVAKVSYADVRLAEQAVSVCSDFAESWQNETQNKRSDILRKTAQLLRKNKDELTALMILEVGKGVKDADAEIAEAIDFCEFYAQEADKLSSPRIRNLEGEDNSFFYRPKGLTVVIAPWNFPLAILCGMTVAPLVTGNTVIMKPAEQSSAIASILYGFLKEAGTPDKALQFLPGKGEEIGSYLVKHPKVHTINFTGSRAVGLQMIRETAALELKFIKRVVAEMGGKNAIIVDEDADLDEAVAGSIQSAFGFQGQKCSALSRLIVLESCYELFKKRFSEALLSLKPGPPEDPSSKIGPVIDSESKTRIENLSKKFAPNLLQKLEISADLKEKGNYVDAILLESKEFDSDLGQAEFFAPIVTLFKVRNFEEAIRKANEVDYALTGGLYSRNPKNISLAKRLLEVGNLYINRGITGAIVDRQPFGGFKLSGVGAKAGGPDYLKQFVEPVTVTENTMRRGFIPEL from the coding sequence ATGAATTCCGGAATAGATTCGATCGCTTTGAAAAACGAAGCGATCCGCGATTTTACCTTATCCCGAGAGAGAGAAAAGCTGCAAAATGCGGTACAGGCTCTTCGAAAGAGACTGCCCATTCAGGTGTCTCCGATTCTTTCCGGTAAAACGGTCTCTTCTTCCGAATCTCATCCGGTTTTCAACCCTGCAAACCTAAGCGAGACAGTGGCGAAAGTGTCGTATGCCGATGTTCGATTGGCCGAACAAGCAGTCTCCGTCTGTTCCGACTTTGCGGAATCTTGGCAAAACGAAACCCAAAATAAACGGAGCGACATTCTTAGAAAAACTGCACAGTTGTTGCGTAAGAATAAGGACGAACTTACCGCATTGATGATCCTGGAGGTCGGAAAAGGAGTCAAGGATGCCGACGCGGAAATCGCGGAGGCCATCGATTTTTGCGAATTCTACGCACAGGAAGCCGACAAACTTTCCTCTCCTAGAATACGGAATCTGGAAGGGGAAGACAATTCGTTTTTCTACAGACCCAAAGGATTGACCGTCGTAATCGCACCCTGGAATTTTCCTTTGGCCATCCTTTGCGGTATGACCGTAGCACCGCTAGTAACCGGCAATACCGTTATTATGAAACCGGCGGAACAATCTTCAGCGATCGCGTCTATTCTTTACGGTTTTCTAAAGGAAGCGGGAACCCCTGACAAAGCTTTGCAATTCCTGCCGGGGAAGGGAGAAGAAATCGGCTCCTATCTGGTGAAACATCCGAAAGTTCATACGATCAATTTCACCGGATCCCGCGCAGTCGGATTGCAAATGATCCGTGAAACTGCCGCACTCGAACTGAAATTCATCAAAAGAGTCGTGGCCGAAATGGGCGGCAAAAACGCGATCATCGTGGACGAGGATGCGGATTTGGACGAGGCGGTTGCCGGATCGATACAGTCGGCCTTCGGATTCCAAGGCCAGAAATGCAGCGCTCTCTCCCGTTTGATCGTATTAGAATCTTGTTATGAATTGTTCAAAAAAAGATTTTCGGAGGCTCTGCTTTCCTTAAAACCCGGTCCCCCGGAGGATCCTTCGTCCAAAATCGGTCCGGTGATCGATTCCGAATCCAAGACAAGAATCGAAAATCTTTCCAAAAAATTCGCTCCGAATCTCCTTCAAAAATTGGAGATCTCTGCCGATCTGAAAGAGAAAGGAAATTACGTGGATGCAATCCTGCTGGAAAGCAAGGAATTCGATTCCGATCTAGGCCAGGCCGAATTCTTTGCACCCATCGTGACCCTATTCAAAGTTCGGAATTTCGAAGAGGCGATCCGGAAAGCCAATGAAGTGGACTACGCTTTAACCGGCGGCTTATATTCTAGAAATCCGAAAAATATTTCCTTAGCCAAACGACTCCTAGAAGTGGGAAATCTATACATCAATCGAGGGATCACAGGTGCCATCGTAGACCGCCAGCCTTTCGGCGGGTTCAAACTCTCCGGAGTAGGAGCCAAGGCCGGTGGACCGGATTACCTGAAACAATTCGTAGAGCCGGTAACCGTGACGGAAAATACTATGCGTCGCGGATTCATTCCTGAATTATGA
- the recG gene encoding ATP-dependent DNA helicase RecG: MKNSAFEKKTGAVGLSSSISSLKGVGAKKEEALASVGIRTIQDLLLWFPRKYLDRNLTENILLKQGESVTLILEILDSYLAHGKKTRLVVTAKTKNNEPVSLVFFKGVQYFRRVFHTGLLVAATGRLEYFRGFQLVHPDYEILSYGGNAELNTDDLPESIHVGRIIPLYPTTEALREEHLDSRGLRRLVFYSLEILKGKIPEILPQEVVSVRSFLDRETAFREIHFPSEESNLSKARTRFKYEELYYFNLLIEYKKSRRAKVPRILWPLPESRSAQEVVSKLPFRLTGDQTESLSKIEEWTRSDTPAAILLQGDVGSGKTLVALLTALRYTDNQVQVCMVAPTEILARQHYQTVLRFLGNMPFLGIELLVGKEPKKIRAEKLYRLKKAESYFLIGTHSLFQEDVEFKDLGLVVIDEQHKFGVEQREALRAKGKNPDILAMTATPIPRTLCLTLYGDLELVTLRHKPAGRKPIQTRWFTDSRRSGVYNSIRKYVQQGRQCYIVYPLVEESEKSDLKSCIEAYETLQRDVFPEFSVGLLHGRLDAAEKERVMHSFQKNEIQILVSTTVIEVGVDVPNASVMVIEHSDRFGISQLHQLRGRVGRGTHESFCILLSNSQVSEEAKVRIQALVDSEDGFLLSEIDLKLRGPGELLGFRQSGLPDFRIADLREDKDWIEISRDDAKKFGSIGDMEKNEISHRFAEGALLFSN, encoded by the coding sequence ATGAAGAACTCGGCCTTTGAAAAAAAAACCGGCGCTGTCGGATTATCCAGTTCGATCTCTTCCCTAAAAGGAGTGGGGGCGAAAAAAGAGGAAGCTCTCGCTTCGGTCGGAATCAGGACTATCCAGGATCTTCTCCTCTGGTTTCCTAGAAAATATCTGGATCGCAATCTGACGGAGAACATACTTTTAAAACAGGGAGAGTCTGTCACCCTCATCCTGGAAATCCTAGATTCCTATTTGGCTCACGGAAAGAAAACCAGGTTAGTGGTCACTGCCAAGACGAAGAATAACGAGCCCGTAAGCCTCGTATTCTTCAAAGGGGTCCAATATTTTCGGCGCGTATTCCACACCGGTCTTTTAGTTGCAGCTACTGGACGATTGGAATATTTCCGGGGCTTTCAGTTGGTCCATCCGGATTACGAAATCCTTTCCTACGGAGGAAATGCCGAACTGAACACGGATGATCTTCCGGAATCCATTCATGTCGGGAGAATCATTCCGTTATATCCTACGACCGAAGCTCTCCGGGAAGAACATCTGGATTCCAGAGGCCTACGGAGATTGGTGTTTTATTCCCTCGAAATCCTGAAAGGAAAAATTCCCGAGATACTCCCCCAGGAAGTGGTGTCCGTCAGATCCTTTTTGGACCGAGAAACCGCTTTTCGGGAAATCCATTTTCCTTCGGAAGAGTCGAATCTATCCAAAGCCAGGACGAGATTCAAATATGAAGAATTATATTATTTCAATTTACTAATAGAATATAAAAAATCTCGAAGAGCCAAAGTCCCTCGAATTCTATGGCCCTTACCCGAATCCCGATCCGCCCAGGAAGTCGTTTCGAAACTTCCTTTCAGATTGACCGGAGACCAGACGGAAAGTCTTTCTAAAATAGAGGAATGGACCCGCTCGGATACTCCCGCTGCGATCCTTTTACAAGGAGACGTCGGTTCGGGAAAAACCTTGGTCGCACTTTTGACAGCGCTTCGTTACACAGACAATCAAGTGCAGGTTTGCATGGTAGCGCCGACGGAAATTCTGGCGAGGCAGCATTACCAAACGGTCTTGCGTTTTTTGGGCAATATGCCCTTTCTCGGAATAGAATTGCTAGTGGGAAAAGAACCCAAAAAGATCCGGGCGGAAAAACTATACAGACTAAAAAAAGCGGAATCCTATTTCTTGATCGGAACACACAGTTTGTTCCAGGAAGATGTGGAGTTCAAGGATCTGGGTTTAGTCGTCATAGACGAACAACACAAATTCGGAGTGGAGCAAAGGGAGGCTTTAAGGGCAAAGGGGAAAAACCCTGACATTCTCGCTATGACTGCCACACCCATACCCAGAACGTTATGCCTTACCTTGTACGGAGATTTGGAGCTGGTCACGTTAAGGCACAAACCTGCCGGAAGAAAACCGATCCAAACCCGTTGGTTTACGGACAGCCGGAGAAGCGGAGTCTACAATTCGATCCGAAAATACGTCCAACAAGGAAGACAATGTTATATCGTTTATCCGCTAGTAGAAGAATCCGAAAAGTCGGACCTAAAATCCTGCATAGAGGCGTATGAAACGTTACAGAGAGACGTTTTCCCGGAATTCTCCGTAGGACTCTTACACGGAAGATTGGACGCCGCGGAAAAAGAGAGAGTCATGCATTCTTTCCAAAAAAACGAAATCCAAATTCTTGTCAGCACCACGGTTATCGAGGTCGGAGTAGACGTTCCGAACGCCTCCGTCATGGTAATCGAGCATTCCGATAGATTCGGGATCTCCCAACTCCATCAGTTACGCGGTCGGGTCGGAAGGGGAACGCATGAAAGTTTCTGCATCCTGTTATCGAACTCACAGGTATCCGAGGAAGCAAAGGTAAGAATCCAGGCTCTGGTAGATTCGGAGGACGGCTTTCTACTCTCCGAAATCGATTTAAAGCTGAGAGGTCCCGGAGAATTGCTAGGATTCAGGCAAAGCGGTCTTCCCGATTTCCGAATCGCGGATTTAAGGGAAGACAAGGACTGGATCGAGATCAGCCGGGACGACGCGAAAAAATTCGGCAGTATCGGAGATATGGAAAAAAATGAAATCTCCCACCGATTCGCGGAGGGAGCCCTTCTATTCTCCAATTGA
- a CDS encoding NAD(P)H-dependent glycerol-3-phosphate dehydrogenase, which translates to MQIGVIGSGSFGTSLGALLADKGYEVTLWARNPDLIREMNENHRNEKYLPGIELPENLRASQNLEDAVKNKDMIVSAPPSHVITDILREIKSYLPVKAPIVSASKGIENGSLRLVSEIFEAELPGKFHSQLSYLSGPSFAKEIVRRVPTIVSIASKNEATARKVQEIFSFTYFRTYWTPDVIGVEVGGSLKNVIAIAAGVSDGLGFGQNTRAALITRGLTEISRLGIKLGADPLTFLGPSGMGDLILTCCGDASRNRTVGFRLGKGEGLDSILGGMNEVAEGVKTSKSAYELSKKLGIEMAITTEVYKMLYEHKNPKDVVRDLMSRDLKREGL; encoded by the coding sequence ATGCAAATCGGGGTGATCGGATCGGGAAGTTTTGGAACTTCCTTAGGTGCTTTGCTCGCGGATAAGGGGTACGAGGTCACTCTTTGGGCCAGAAACCCGGATCTCATCCGGGAAATGAATGAAAATCACCGCAACGAAAAATACCTTCCCGGAATCGAATTGCCGGAAAACCTAAGGGCAAGTCAAAATCTGGAGGATGCTGTTAAGAATAAAGACATGATCGTCTCCGCTCCTCCTTCCCACGTAATCACGGATATTTTACGAGAGATCAAATCCTATCTACCGGTAAAAGCCCCCATCGTCTCCGCGAGCAAAGGGATCGAAAACGGAAGCCTTAGATTGGTTTCCGAAATTTTCGAAGCGGAACTTCCGGGAAAATTTCATAGCCAGCTTTCTTATCTGTCGGGACCGAGCTTCGCAAAGGAGATCGTGAGAAGGGTTCCTACCATAGTGAGCATCGCTTCCAAAAACGAAGCGACGGCGCGTAAAGTGCAGGAAATCTTTAGTTTCACTTATTTTAGAACCTACTGGACGCCCGATGTGATCGGAGTGGAGGTAGGAGGTTCCTTGAAGAACGTGATCGCTATCGCAGCAGGGGTGAGCGACGGATTGGGGTTCGGACAGAATACCAGAGCCGCACTGATCACGAGAGGTCTGACGGAAATTTCCAGGCTTGGGATAAAGTTGGGAGCGGATCCTCTCACCTTTTTGGGACCTTCCGGGATGGGGGATCTGATTTTGACTTGCTGTGGGGATGCGTCCCGAAACAGAACCGTGGGATTCCGGTTAGGAAAGGGCGAAGGTTTGGATTCGATTTTAGGAGGGATGAACGAAGTCGCAGAAGGAGTGAAAACTTCCAAGAGCGCGTACGAACTGTCCAAAAAGTTAGGAATCGAAATGGCGATCACGACCGAAGTGTATAAAATGCTTTACGAACATAAGAATCCGAAGGATGTTGTTAGGGATCTCATGAGTCGAGATCTCAAGAGAGAAGGACTCTGA